gattGTCTTCCTTAATTTCTTTTCCCCCCCtcacattattcaaaaattaaaacgcCATCCTAACTGCAGTCAATGCAGctaatttatattgtttcttaCCATAGCAATGATAATAATGCTTTCGTTTGCGTACGTTTCGTTTTTAAATGCTCTGACTAAGCAGCATTTTGCATatataattgtgaaatattttaaaccaatgaaGATTAAATTACTCGAAACTTGGTCATTTGCTAAATTGAACACAGTTTCATATTCTAGTGAGAGgatcatcattttttatatttatttaagcatcTTTACTTTTTTCATGTTCTGCATCTATTGTggattgtttctattttttaattttttaagattgttGTAAGCGATTGTatgatggaaatttaatttttttatgtgtttccGTTAACTTAATTCTGCTTAATTAATCATGCAATTTATAAATCGTTTAATTTTATTCGATTCAGAGATTCTAACTAAAATAAtgatccccccccaaaaaaagatcaaaaattgtaaaatttcgaGGCTACAAAAACAATTCAAGGAAATAAAGCGAAAATGCACgtcaaaacatatattattaaacatttattaacatttagaatctgttttaaatattgttaaaattccCAAGACAGAATTATTTATACGTTGCCTTCATGtaataaatctcatttttataatttttacttttgcatccacgtttttaatttttaaaaattatgtacattttagtatattaatacaaattattaataaagtttttgaatagtttactGAGCAAGATACCAGTGATTTTTAAGATGTATCGAATCATCCACAAGTCTGAGGAAGATAAATAGATGGCTTTGTTTTTGAGCTTAtcaaagtcatttaaaaaatgaaggacaagtgaaaaattataaaacttcgcGAATACTGAATTAAACCTCAAGAATATAGCTATTACCCCCTATTTTAAAACTATCATGCggttattatattaatatagaatttttcccACATGTACATATCATATCTTAATACTTCTGGTTTAAATTCCCCTCTCTTTGCCAGCATTTAACATTACTATTAATCCAATTGCACTGTTGGTTTACGGCCATCACTTAAGAGACCTTAAAcgctgaaattaaaaaagatggcCAAGAAAAGGGGAGGGAGATCACGTAATCCGAAGACCACTTTTGCTATTTGCCATCATCCAACCACGCCCACTTCTGTGGAACATTAGGAACGATTACACAAAGCGCTAACCGAtagttatctataaaaaaataaaaaattagaaaaagggCGAATTCTTTTTGGATGGGGTGATGCTATAACAATGCTCTGAAGGCATTTTCGTTTAGGGTGTATTATTTTATTCGATAGGAAAATTCTTCCAATTCTGCAGATGGTATTAAGGACGTGATGACGGGGAACAATGGGAGGAAAAAAACTAAAAGCGGAGTGAAAATCGTGTGTAGGGATTTATTGCGATGGAGATAAGAAAATAGTAATgattatcgaattttaaaaagaaagattaaatgtaTGTTCGTGTCGAAAGACGGACACTTCGTTTTTGGCAACATACTTGTTGGAAATGAGATAGATGTGAGAGCCGTTTTCGTTTAAGGACCTTTAAAGAAATTGTGAGAAGTAAAatacacaaaatgaaaaataatcttggTTCAGTTTTTAGCACTGTAGAGAGAATTGTTTTGGAACTTGGAATAGCtgtatatttactaaaattagtaATATAAGGAAAACGTGAATGCACCTTTTCTCaatggaaaaacaaaaacattaaaggATATTTGAATCTTCGGTCCGAAACATCATAGCATAATAATGTCTTTAGTCTGATttgtctatctttattttttaaaaattactttcaattataatattcttcgtataatatttaccaaatataacattttttcctaaattttcatttaatatcgtAACGATGTAGCAAGTAAAGAATGAAATGTATTGGAATAAAATATGGCGAcaaatacttttaagaatttattaaaataagagggAAAATGGTATGGAATAAAACTGATATCGCTGGAAAGTttgttttcactttcttgtatatgaaatatacgaagagaaagtaatatcaaaaatttccaaCTCGGAATTTCAACAAACCTTCTTTAGACCTCTTGGAATCCGAAAAACACTGTTTCCTGTTTACGCATTCATTCCATTATTATGTCTGTTTATCTTAAGTGAACGCTGTAGCTCCAAAAACGTTTCGAATTGATATATGATCAGTATATGAAGTTTAGAATATGATTTTTACTCaacatttgtagatttccataaaaaaaaaagaatatcgcCAAAGATTGCAAGCTAATACGGTGTTTCGTAGCTATTATTCGCCAAATGACAAGCGGTTAATAATTCACAAGcaccatttttctttattatactacgaaGCATAATGGATGTCAGGGGCAGGATTCTGAaaatttaacacacacacacacggcgTTTTTACTTATTGTGGAAATGAGggacttttcaatttttaagtaaatttgggCATGTTTGgttttgttttgattaaatttggtcAAGTTTGATATGCCTTGTAGagcattttgaacgattttttacACCACCTGCCTTTAAAGAAGCGTTGCCATACTCGACGAGCGTTACTAACTGCCATATCCGTGGATGCGCCTGcatctatttattctttaaatgtgCAAGAGAAAGCAAAACACATTTACCATTTGTCTAATTTATAGctttacatacacacacacatacactaaAAAAATGGTATCgatatgaattaagaaaattgtttgaCAATGAGACAATGAGTTTAATGATGATactacaaagaaatttttttaagatgatacaaaaatacttaaatcgtgatttttttagaagttatggtggaaaaactgaaaatcatttagcagTCATTTCATCTCCTTCAGCTTTAAAGAgtataaactttttgaaataggTCAGTTAATCTTTGAAGGTGCTAAAAGACGTGTGCTGAATTTTCTTTGAATGCGCTAAACAAGCGTGGAATTGTATAGGTTTCAAATAAACAACCGGGCATTCAAATTCATATATACAGAAACTATgttaaaaaagtaagattttattcattcattaccccccccccctttatttttcaagttacatacttttttaaaaatactcatacttgacttcaaatatttcatgtttgttaAGATTATTAGTTTATTGTTCAGCTTAATTTCCTTTCATTCTTCATGCAATCAAAATGTTCTCATTTCTTTGATTGTTATTGCGACGATGCCAGGTTTGGAGAATATCCTTTAGGTAAATGAAACTTAGGACAGCTGAAGCTATCCGATGGATTAAATTCAGATCCTTTCAAGTCTACCTATCTATAGTGATGATGTATTAAAGAGCTCTACAGTAAATTATCGGTTCAGTCTACAAGTAAAGCACAGTTTATGAGCATACCGAACAACGAAATCTCGTAAAGCATTTTTATGGttgaataaataacaacaaaaagaataaatacgaAAAGAAGTGACGTGTTgtatgtaagaaaatattatatcttaagCAATCTATTGTGGTgaccaattttgaaaaatagagttGCAAAATACCAaacatttgcttaatttttaatcattaacttTAGACATTCGGACCTTCCTTTATTCTCGAGGATGGAATGTACCAAATTTcgatttcatagaattttatcaaagaatttcatattatatataaaacaatgaaaataatatatttttatttatactcattTATTAGTTAAGTTAGTCTGGCAgttaaaagttttggaaatattttctcacACATACTTGtggaattttgtttctttgtttattgttattttatgattattgaaATTGAGACTGcgcattaaagtaaattttttacgCATTAATTCTTTGGTTATTTAGTTTGATTACTAAAGAAAGGGGAAAAAGACTGCAACGgaaaaaagaaatgcatgaatttatgtttttaaatcatcttaTTCAGGAAATCTGTACTTCCTCTGGTCATGATAACACTTATGTTTTCGAACAATTTGTTGCCTAgtaaaattatatcagttttaaacaagaaagtaaaaatagattttcaaaattatttttaaaaaaattcattctgatcTCTGTTGCTAGTTACATATCTAAATACGATGCTCAATTCTTTTAGAAAGAATCGTGAAAGTGAGCACCAATGAAAAGAGTAGAAGTAACGAAATCTCTTCCTTCTCATCTACATTCATACACGCGCatcataaaaatgttcttttttttctgctttgcGGTGAGCTTCtgttaaaaggaattattaacCACCCTTCGTACCCGGATGAGAATTAATTGCATTACGTGTGCTTACATCTCGCAAACACTGTTGACAAGGTTCGTAATGGCGAACATTTACTACGATGCTCGCTATGTGCGTGGCTCCAGAGGGGTGACACAACCCTTTGGGAACGCGCGTTTAAATGATACCTTACCGACAGAGCTGGTTCTTCAAGACCAGTAGCGAGAGGGAGGGAAAGCGTGTTAATTGCTGTTGTACGCGTTTTTCGACCTCGTCCATCTTCTGCCTGCGGCCTCTGCCGCGAAGGGGGTCATCGCCATATTAAAGCGATGACTGTTTTTATGATGAGCGGTTTGCTGGGGTGACTTAGAACTGACTTGTAggatattttttccaaaatatatttacacgCATTTTTCATCTGGTTCGGTTAAGATTTCTTGTTTAATTCTTACCCATAGTTAAATCCTTGTTATTCTTAGCAATAATAAATAACGGAATTACACTACTTTATATGTCTAGAAGTCATGGCCGTTCTTTAGCCGATTATTCCCAAATGGGTCTTCCGTCAATATATTCTTAATTCACTGTAGTGGTATGAATTAAGCGAGACAGACAGGACACGTTGCCTAAGTATTATTACAAAAAGTTCGAAAttgttcagaatttaataaagctatacatatatagattttttttctttcttcctggTTTCTAGCTTTGTAGAATCCtttcaaaaatagtttcaatCAAATCTAGGAGATATTAAAATgcatagtcttttttttaaatagtctttttaaaaaaaaataattcttcgatAGTTTAAACTTTGACATAGTTTTTCCGTTTCAAATGCATGATCGcaccattaataataataataaacataattaataataattacatacaGATAGATctcactaaaaataaaacaaaaaaatacagccttaattttaaaaagctataaaaatgaatgtttttttttgtctgagatattttttttagtcctttttaaaaatccctttaaatttaaaattttgaaaagtgggAAGGGAATATTATTGTGCAAGTTCATTAGAAATCAAAGTGTAACTAATATTGTTTCCAAAATGGGCCCCGCACCTTCTAAGGCCGGTCCTGCTGGAAGTTCTTACACAGAGGAGTGTTTCAACTCGTGTAACATTTAATCAGGTTGTCCTTGAAATTGTGTGTTTCAAGGTCTTAGCTTTCTGCTCTCCCACTGATTAATAACTGAATGACAAATGCCATGATCtgaataactttaatatttttggaaataaaactaaTGTTTTTTCGGAGCAAAGCTTATCTGGAAGAATCATAGTTTTTGACTCATTCTGTTTCACAGATAAGATTGCCCAAgtctaattttctattaaataatattgatactaaaagattttaaaaaatagtaacgtcaattgttaaataaaacttcttaagCCCTAATCAGATATCATTCCCTATTGGGTAAACAAATCCTACCTTTACATAGGCTTATCGCAGAAAGAACCGTTTTTATatcggatttaaaattttaatcatacaaaAGTCGGTGGAGGAATTGTTAATTTCATGTAAGTTACGGTCATATTAATTTAGTTGTTTGCACATCTTGATACAAACCTTACTTAAATCACTCAATATATGAAGTTTTCTTTAATCTGTCTGAAACTAATAcacttatcaaaataatatttaaccatATGGctaagtaaaagaataaataataaacatatatcaGATGTGGAAATGTTGAATGCTCTATTAATTACCTAGATCCCATAATTTTGATGTTATATCGAATTCTACAAATTCAAAGTTCAAAGAATTATACAATGAATTTTGGTAATGtttatttggaaaaaagtaaaatatttgtatctgaataaaaaaaagtaatgagaaTTCAAAAGCTGTGCACCGCTATCCAATTTCACTCTAAAAACCCACTACCCATATTATATAATCAATGACATACTTTAAAGTATGTATGAATCATTCGCAATTCTCTAGCTCTGAGGTATAGAGGTTACgtattctatgaaaaatttaagGGAATTTAGTTTtggaatttgaaacaaaacaaatcaatataTACTTCTAATTTTCGctataataaatcaaaagattttgtGAGCATACATGCATATTTGATACATAAATTTAGTACATTTTGATTggtataaaagttaaatttattagcATTCTTCATTGTCATCTGAAATTTTCATTCCGATACAATGGATAATAAAATCATTACGAGCAATGAACAGTAACCATTCCGTTTAATTCACATGATGAATTCTTCAGTCACTTACTGTTTGATTTAATCAAATAGtaagtgattaaataaattaaataaaagtgattaaataaatcaaatctattgatttaaataaattaaacatactGAACTATATCTGTTTATCTCTCCAGCAGGTAAAAGGAATACCCGAGAAGAGATGGTCTGCTTCTCTCTTTGTACCAGATGTACGCCATCTTCGAGGAAGTCATTGGGCCACAGCCTCCGGTCTCTTTCCCAAACACAAAAGCATCCCATCAACACACAGAAGACGAAGGTCAGGATATCGTCTTGACCACGACGGAGCAGGATCCAGAAGTGAGTCCCGATCACTCCGAAGTCTCATCCCATTATGCCTCATCCAAATCTCGCCCTAAGCGCTCACCCATCAAACAGAGAATTTATGGATCGCAGTCAAGTTATCCAAACAGGCATTCATCTACCCTTCCACGAAGCAACAGAAGACGACTGTATTCTGCATCAACAAGTGACTCTAACGATATTGATGATACGGCGTCAATATCATCGTCAAATCCTCTCTTGGATACCATCAGTGTCCTAGCTTACGATCCACCAGATGATTCAGATGACTATTACGATTTACATGATGATGAGTTCGATCAGTGCAAAAGAGAAAAGACTAGTAAATCGTCTTCTGGGCCTCCAGAGGGCGATCGGGACTCTATTGGATACGCAGGCTCCAGTTCTATAGATAGTGGTTACAAGAGCTTTTGCCCAACTCCGGAAATTCCAGATTCGTCCATATACGGACCAGATGCTAGTAGACATTCCGGATATTATGCAGATGGATCATCTGCTACTCAGGGTCGAAACAGTAAGCCGAGAATCATGATGGGCACGAAAGTCATAAGCCGCCAAGGTTATGTGTCCCCTTTAAGGGAGTCCCCAGGCTCCAGAAGGTCAGATTCGAGTCTTTACGACGTCAATCTCGATCACCTCATGTATCTTCGGCAATCGCTGCTTAGTGCCATTCAGAAGTGTGAGTTTTCGAAATCCAGTTCAGTTTCAAGTGCTGAACCAAACAGAACTGATACAAGTCATACCTCAGAAAAATGCGGTAGTTCTAATCCGGTGAACGACGAACGTTATTTGGATCACTCTCCATCTAAATCCAACCAACCAAGCTATACCAAAACTGTTCGATTTAACACAGATGTGAAAGTGACAACTGTCAATCCTTCCCAGCCAACCAATGAAGGTTCGGATATCAATCTGTGCCGGACTTCTGATTCTGTCTCTGCAGAACAAAGTGGACAGAAAATACAGTCAAAATCGATCCTCAAGGACCCGCTTTGCGCGAACTTACGGTCACAGTTAGAAGCTGGATCCGGAGACTGTACGCTGGAGGAAGAAATTGATTCTTTGTTATACGGAAGAGCTGAATTTTATGATCTTGAAAGTGTAGATGATTTTCCATGTAGCTATGTAACGATGATAGAAGAGAAATATAGAAGCGGTAAAACAAGCATTGCCAAAGTTAGAAAATTGAAAGGTAGGtcatattttctcattaaaagttttattttctgttgctaCACTTCATACGAGACGTacaagaaatggaatttttttttatatatattaaacaaaagacATTTTGTTTTCGAATAGTTCTCCCGCCTTCAAGATGTCCGTTTccaaattataaaactaataattggCCAATATTCTTAacttataattaaacataaaaatgatacTACTGCATTAATTTGCATATACTTTAATACGATTTTTCCAGTTGTAGCAAAGATTtacttgaaacagaaattttattggtATATAACTTCCAGCGTTTAAGCTACTgaatatatatatcagtttttgtttgtgtattccattttacaaaaatataaatttaaatatcctaAAATTGTGCTGCAactttataacaatttttctttacaaacGATTGCAGGGTTTTTTAAAATAGCCACTCAGTAGACGAATTTTCCTTTCTATAAACAGAGcataagattatatataaatgttttattttcaaatgttttatgtCATAAATACCACTTTCCATCGCTTTAGAAAAGTGAAAACCTATtatgcaaaaaacaaaaattactgaTATTGTTTGAtagtcttttgtttatttgtctattattttataaagataataaacatATGGATATTTTCGTTTAAAAGGAGGATGCCACTCATGAAAACAAAACCTCTTAATGTTTAACTGACTACACAGGACTAAAAGCATCAAATGAAAAGAGTGTAAAAAACAGCAAAACGATGAAATTATTGTGCGATTACTTTGCGTGATGATGAGCTTAGACCCGGAAGAGTATTTTATTGTGTAAAGAAACCTCAACAATCGTGACATTATTTTTTTGGGCGTGTACCATCTTTCTGCCACCGGTGTGAGTGAATGAcgttgattatttttttcctcataatTTTTCTCCTCATCCAAAAGAAGAGCTATGATTATGAAAACAGGCTTACAAACTGACAATCCCCGTCTCAATTCAAGAGTTCTTTTACCCCTGAGTTATTTGCTGGCTTGGGGCGCGTTTAATGTTTCCATTAGCGCCTCGAGCCAAAAAATCTCGAGTTGTTTACTTCAAAATACTTGAATTGCGTTGGGAATTTTGGTGCCCAGTTCTGTTGAATATTCGACTTTTGAAGAATACAGTCGTTTTTCTGAAAGATTCTTCGAAAAGAATTGGTGGTGGAGATTTGAATCTTCTGGCACCATCCGAGAATAAAGGGCATTTTCATTTGCTTTCTGATAATATTCTGGTAATGCGCATCACTTACcaaaattttcttatcattagatttttatgaatgaaattattctaaaagataaaatcttGCCTCCTTATTattagtattgaaatattttcgtcGTAAATTATGGGCCTTGGcttaggaaattttgaaatttgatactaGCTTATTTTCTACTAGTAATTTTGTTTTGAactttattatctaaaaatttttacctctcattcttttttaataattaataataattttactttcttgacTTGTATGTGCATGTGCATGCATACGTGTTTTAAAGATTCCAGAAATAGTTGCAtcgaataaaatgcaaataaagaattttaaaattaaattttatttttaacatttagatAGTTTACAAAATTGTTTCAATAGCAATCAACAAAAGAGTAATGAAttcttataatttgtaaattacagaaatgttaaataaaaaaaaaattaattcattttatttgcaataaaaagttAACTAATATCTTCGAATCACATTTGATTTATTGTCAGATTTTATGTATTAACATCACACGAGTTTTTCTTACTTAACTtatataaatcaatcaaaataatccGCTGAACTGACAAAGAATTGCAGCGCTCTTGTAGAACTAATAAAAACTAggcaaaaaaaaagcataaaacatttagccattgttaatttttttatttgagattaaaaataaatatcgattGAGGCACCTGATAAGGAAAGCATCTTGTCCGTCGACTAGTAGCATTCTTCTCGATCACGTGCTCGCTTACATAATTGTTTCGGATTCCATCGTTAAACCAGACCCTACTTTTAATACCGCATTGTTCTAATTTGTCATTTTTGAGAATCCAATCTGATTAGGAGTCGTGTTGCCACAAGAAACAATAAAAGTGACAACAGGCGATACTTCGG
The window above is part of the Argiope bruennichi chromosome 7, qqArgBrue1.1, whole genome shotgun sequence genome. Proteins encoded here:
- the LOC129976603 gene encoding uncharacterized protein LOC129976603, translated to MYAIFEEVIGPQPPVSFPNTKASHQHTEDEGQDIVLTTTEQDPEVSPDHSEVSSHYASSKSRPKRSPIKQRIYGSQSSYPNRHSSTLPRSNRRRLYSASTSDSNDIDDTASISSSNPLLDTISVLAYDPPDDSDDYYDLHDDEFDQCKREKTSKSSSGPPEGDRDSIGYAGSSSIDSGYKSFCPTPEIPDSSIYGPDASRHSGYYADGSSATQGRNSKPRIMMGTKVISRQGYVSPLRESPGSRRSDSSLYDVNLDHLMYLRQSLLSAIQKCEFSKSSSVSSAEPNRTDTSHTSEKCGSSNPVNDERYLDHSPSKSNQPSYTKTVRFNTDVKVTTVNPSQPTNEGSDINLCRTSDSVSAEQSGQKIQSKSILKDPLCANLRSQLEAGSGDCTLEEEIDSLLYGRAEFYDLESVDDFPCSYVTMIEEKYRSGKTSIAKVRKLKGEKSQEQSSKSASSVPENGSEAPQPALEDDTRLPKPAKDVAASSSTVSISKTAKCRFTEVARCMLEIIEDLQMKKLQPDSTKDSETAEPATSASASAEKPETLSNDIANDSASSSKSNNSSECYASAAEYHVYEEIDYDFLTNTVPPLPKLQQEVPPPLPVRPNLMVLKPDLQKRVPSPPPRKARCPLKRNPGPLNEDATSTEVRNRPKQRGNLYCLFSDQVERRNISRSLEREWRTSGHSDNQEDDYGFKKEFSSM